The Hyperolius riggenbachi isolate aHypRig1 chromosome 3, aHypRig1.pri, whole genome shotgun sequence genome window below encodes:
- the RPS16 gene encoding small ribosomal subunit protein uS9 has translation MPAKGPLQSVQVFGRKKTATAVAHCKRGNGLIKVNGRPLEMIEPATLQYKLLEPVLLLGKERFAGVDIRVRVKGGGHVAQVYAIRQAISKSLVAYYQKYVDEASKKEIKDILIQYDRTLLVADPRRCESKKFGGPGARARYQKSYR, from the exons ATGCCAGCCAAGGGACCCCTGCAGTCCGTGCAGGTTTTCGGGCGGAAG AAAACAGCAACTGCTGTTGCCCACTGCAAAAGAGGAAATGGGCTCATTAAAGTTAATGGAAGACCCCTGGAGATGATTGAGCCTGCAACTCTGCAGTACAAG CTCCTGGAGCCAGTTCTCCTGTTGGGCAAGGAGCGATTTGCCGGTGTTGACATCAGAGTCCGTGTGAAGGGTGGTGGACATGTTGCTCAAGTTTACG CAATCCGTCAGGCGATCTCCAAGTCATTGGTGGCTTATTACCAGAAAT aTGTTGATGAAGCCTCCAAGAAGGAAATTAAAGACATTTTGATTCAATATGACAGGACTCTCCTAGTTGCAGATCCTCGTCGTTGCGAGTCTAAGAAGTTTGGTGGACCTGGTGCTCGTGCTCGCTACCAGAAGTCCTACCGTTAA